From the genome of Pygocentrus nattereri isolate fPygNat1 chromosome 25, fPygNat1.pri, whole genome shotgun sequence, one region includes:
- the polr3f gene encoding DNA-directed RNA polymerase III subunit RPC6, giving the protein MADVKVKKESTDPVDIENRIKELCQQFPHGITDQVIQNDMPHVEAQQRAMAINRLLSVGQLDLLRNSSGLLYRLKDAQSASKMKGSDNQEKLVYQIIEDAGNKGIWSRDIRYKSNLPLTEINKILKNLESKKLIKAVKSVAASKKKVYMLYNLQPDRSVTGGAWYSDQDFESEFVEVLNQQCFKFLQSKAEAARDSKQSPMVQRNSSFATSHEVWKYICELGISKVDLSMEDIETILNTLIYDGKVEMTIIAAKEGTVGCVDGQMKLYRGVNPIIQPTGLVKTPCGLCPVFDDCHEGGEISPSTCVYMAEWLDF; this is encoded by the exons ATGGCAGACGTTAAAGTAAAGAAGGAGTCCACGGACCCTGTCGACATCGAGAACAG GATAAAGGAGCTCTGTCAGCAGTTTCCACATGGCATCACTGATCAGGTTATCCAGAATGACATGCCCCATGTGGAGGCCCAGCAGCGGGCCATGGCCATCAACCGACTGCTGTCTGTG GGCCAACTGGATCTTCTCAGAAACAGCAGCGGTTTGCTGTACAGGCTAAAAGATGCCCAATCAGCAAG TAAAATGAAGGGCTCTGACAATCAAGAGAAGCTAGTTTATCAAATCATAGAGGATGCTGGGAATAAAG GAATCTGGAGCAGGGATATCCGGTATAAGAGCAACCTCCCTCTGACTGAAATCAACAAAATCCTGAAGAACCTTGAGAGCAAAAAGCTCATCAAAGCTGTGAAGTCTGTTGCG GCCTCAAAAAAGAAGGTGTACATGCTGTATAACCTGCAGCCAGACCGCTCAGTCACGGGGGGAGCGTGGTACAGCGATCAGGATTTTGAGTCTGAGTTTGTGGAGGTTCTTAACCAGCAGTGCTTTAAATTTCTACAAAGTAAG GCAGAGGCGGCAAGAGACAGTAAGCAGAGTCCCATGGTGCAGAGGAACAGCTCCTTCGCCACCTCACACGAAGTGTGGAAGTACATCTGCGAGCTTGGCATTAGCAAG GTGGATCTGTCTATGGAGGACATTGAGACTATTCTGAACACACTGATCTATGATGGGAAGGTGGAGATGACAATCATCGCAGCAAAAGAGGGCACAGTGGGGTGTGTTGACGGTCAGATGAAGCTCTACAGGGGAGTGAACCCCATAATCCAGCCCACAGGCCTGGTCAAAACACCATGTGGACTCTGTCCG GTGTTTGACGACTGCCACGAAGGCGGGGAGATCTCACCTTCAACCTGCGTATACATGGCAGAGTGGCTGGACTTCTGA